TTACTACCTATCATCAAAAATACGTACACAGGAGTTCGAAGTGTGGATGCATCTTTGTTAGATACTGGTAAAGGAATGGGAATGACTCGATTCCAGCTTACGTATATGGTGGAATTACCTCTTTCCTTATCTGTCATCATGGCAGGTTTACGTAATGCCCTTGTAGTAGCGATTGGAATTACGTCTATCGGTACCTTTATTGGAGCCGGTGGACTAGGAGATATCATCACTCGTGGTGTAAATGCTACGAATGGTGGAGCAATCATTCTTGCTGGAGCTCTTCCAACTGCTTTAATGGCTATCCTATCGGATTTCTTCCTAGAGTACTTAGAGAACCGTTTAGACCCTTCTACAAGAATTGGTAAAAAGAAATAACAAAATAAATAAAAACCAAAAACAGCTGGAGTGCAGTCGATACTGAACTGCTCCCAGCTGTTTTTGGTTTTAGTTTTTTATTTTGTATATTTCAAAAGCTCTTCTTCTAAACAAGTAATTTTATCAGTTGCTTCTTTTTCACTACTTGCTTTTGCACCTATATAGAATTTAATCTTAGGCTCGGTTCCACTTGGTCGTACCGCAATCCAACTACCGTCTTCCAAAATATATTTCAATACATTGGAACTAGGCATTTCAATCGGTTCAATCGATCCATCTTGTGCAGTTTTTGTACGATTTCCAAAATCTAACGTTTCTTTCACAGCAATTCCAGCAAATTCAGTTGGTGAATTTTCACGGAAAGTAGCAATTAATTTTTCAATTTTTTCTGCTCCAGTAACTCCACTCATCGTAACTGAAATTGTTTTTTCTTGGTAATATCCATATTTTTCATAGATCTCTTGAAGGCCATCATCTAATGTTTGTCCTTTTTTCTTATAATGTGCCGCCACTTCAGCAATCAAGACCAACGCTTGAATAGCATCCTTATCCCGCACAAATGGTTTCACTAAATAGCCATAGCTTTCTTCAAAGCCAAAGACAAACTCTTGGCTATGGTCGGTTTCATACTGATGAATTTTTTCAGCAATAAATTTAAAACCAGTTAGAACATCAACCATTTTCACACCATATGATTCGGCAATAGCAGTAGGTAGTTCACTAGAAACAATCGATTTTAGAACAACAGCATTTTCAGCAAGTTCACCTGCATCTTTTTTAGCTAGTAATAAATATTCTAACATTAAGGAAGCAATTTGGTTTCCTGTAATTACTTCGTATTCGCCATCTTCTTTTCGAACTGCAGCACCTAAACGATCCGCATCTGGATCTGTTGCCACTAAAATATCTGCCCCTATTTCTTTTCCTAACTTGATCGCATACTCAAATGCACCTGGTTCTTCTGGGTTTGGAGAATGAACGGTAGAAAAATCTGAATCTGGCTCCGCTTGTTCAGGAACTAAAGTAAAACCATCAAAACCAGCATTTTTCAAAGCTCTTTCACCCAACATTTTTCCTGTCCCGTGTAAAGGTGTAAATACTAGCTTCATTTCTGTACTCATTTCCTTCACCAATTCAGGGTTAACGGTTACCGTTGCAACTTCTTTTAAATAAATCTCATCGACTTCTTCCCCTAAAATAGTAAGTAAGCCTTTTTCTTTGATTTCTGCTTCACTTGCAACTTCTACCTCTAAAGAATTTTCAATTTCACGAATAAATGTAGTTAGCGCATCAGCATCATGGGGTGGCATTTGTCCGCCATCTTCTCCATATACTTTATACCCATTATAATTAGCTGGGTTATGACTCGCTGTTATCATAATTCCACATAAGCAATTTAAATGACGTACTGCAAAAGATAATTCTGGAGTTGGTCGTAAACTTTCAAAAACATAGGCTGGAATTCCATGAGCACCTAATGTTCGTGCTGCTTCCATAGCAAATTCAGGAGAAAATCTTCTAGAATCGTAGGCAATTGCTACTCCACGTTTCTTTTCTTCTTCCCCTTTAGATTCCATTAAGCGAGCTAATCCTTCTGTCGCTTGTCGCACGGTGTAGATATTCATACGATTAATACCGGCTCCTAAAATTCCACGCATTCCTGCTGTACCAAATTCTAACGGAGCAAAGAAAGCATCTTTCATTGTTTCCTCATCTGAAGCCATCGCCTCTAATTCTTCTTTAAGCAAATGATCCAAATTTTGATTTTCTTTCCACTGCTGATACGTATCTTTATAACCCATGTGAATCCCTCCATAACTTTTTTTATTCTTATTATTAGTTTATCATATCTTTTATTTTATCATAACTTTCTTACATAAAGTGAGAATATTATGATAAGATTATTTCAATATGCCATAAAAATACTTATGTACTTATTATATTTTAATCTAAAGAGGAGTTGCCCCTATGTCTCGAACCCTTTTTCTTCAAACGTGGCTTCAAATTTTTCGTAGTACTAAAAACCGATTGGCTATTGTTCTTGCCTTTCTTGCCATTATTTTTTACTCAGCTTTTTTCTTACCACAAATCAATACCAATCAAACAATTAACTTAGAACAATTACAAATGGAACTACTGTCTAATAAAGGAATCATGGAGGATGCCATTGAAAATGGGAATTTCCATATCAATCAGTTTACCGGACAAAGTACCTATGAAGAATCCAAGTATCACTACGAACAACAACGAGCTTTATATTCTTCCATTACTTCTGGTGATGCAGAACGATACACTAAAATCTTTCAGTTCTACGTTCCACCTTTTCATTTGGAAATGCTCAATGAATATTACCTGGAGAATTCTGTCTATCCCGGAAAAGATTTGGCCCATGATTGGGGAAATTATAGAATACGGATGGATAGCTATAAGGAAAATGAGTCTCCTATAACATTTTCTGTCATTCAACAAAAAACCTCCTGGCAGCAAATCCAATTATTTTTTCTGAATTTTGGATCTACTCTTTTTGTTATTTTTACGTTATTTGTCGCTTCGGATGTTTTCCTTCAAAGTAGAAAGTCACGTACACAACAAATCGGGGTTCCCATTGCTTGGAATCGTCATCTCTTTATTCAAAGTTTAGCTATTTTAAGTTATGTGGCTATTTGTTTTCTTAGTCTAGCCGTTTTATTTTATTTTCTAAATGGGTTTCTAAATGGTTTTGGAAGTCTTACTTGGAAAACCTCATTATTTGTTTATAACGAAAATTTTGTAACAGATCCAGACACCTATCCAATGATCAGTATTGGCTTGTTTTTACTAAAGATACTACCTTTCTTACTAATGATCACATACCTTTTCGTACGGTTGTCTGTTCTTTTCTCACTTCTATTCCGTCAGGAAGTTATGGTGTTTTTAGCAGGATTATTTTTACTTCTTTTTGAACAACTCTATTTTAGCCGCACAACTAGAAAAATACTTGGAATTCCTATTGGATATTTCCCACAAACATATTTCGATTATGGAAAGGTAATTACGGGTGAGAAAAATTATTTGATGAATACCGGATCGATTACTTATGATCGTGGTTTATTCGTATTAATTGTATCCACGATTGTTCTGGAAGGAATTTTGGCTTTTACAACTCATTGGCGAACTCGTCAAAAATTCATTCAGTAGGAGGATACACATGCATATTGCTAAATGGGAATGGAAAAAACTTCTTCGTGATTGGAAAACACGTATCTTAGCTTTGGCTTTTCTATTATTTTTTGGATCTTTTTCTCTTCTCTATCAACAACAAACGGTAGCATTCCCGCAAGAACGAATGGCTCAAGAATATGAAGATATCCACAGTTTATTTAACATGCTTCCTCAGAGTGCCTTTACAGATGACATTGGGGACGAAGTCTACGATTTACTAGCAGAACAGCAGATGTTGTATGGATTACAACTATACATCTTAAAAAAGAAATTGGGGAATACCGTTCCTAATTGGGAAAAGATCTTATCAAATTATTTAGACAATGGTACAAAGATTGCTACTAACCAGAGTCGTTTATTGGAGTTAAAAGAGTTTGATCATTTTAATTTTTTACGGCAATATTTACCGGAAGAAGAACGAATCACTCAAGAACTTGCTTTATATAAATATTTAGAAGAACATGATTTGGACATTGAATGGAATTCTTATTCTGCCAGTAATATTTTGTTACAAGAAGTGAATCTAATCATTGGCTTTAGTTTGTTTTTATTTATTGCTTTGTTAGGTTCCGATCGATTCACAAAAGACCAAACCAAAAACTGGAGTATCTCTCAAGGAGTTCCTGTAACGTTACGGAAACAATGGCATATTCGTACCTTCCATACATGGGTCGTTGTGTGGTCCGTTTCTCTAATTGGGTTATTGATTAGCTATCTGATTAGTCTCATTCAAGAAACGTCTGGAAGCCTTCTGTATCCGGTAATGGTCTATACTTCTTCCGGGTATAAGCCTATCGCCATTTGGCAATATACTTTCCTGGCACTGGGAATAGCTATGTTACTCAGTTATTTTCTTCTTTTATTAACGATTGGATTGAGCTGGGTATTTCGTACGACTTATTTAACCATCATCCTAGTCTTAGGAGTTTATTTTTTTCCTTTTATCTGGAACTTTATTCCATCTTTCAGTTCATGGCAACCTAGCCTTTACTTACATTTACAATCTATTTTCTCGGGAGAAATGGCAATGCAATTACAGATGCCCGGTATTACTTTCGAAAAAGCATGGATTGGGATTTTACTACTTATTTTATTTGTAGAAGTACTTTTTACATTCCTATTTGATCAGATTCAAACTCAAACTCTTGGATTACAAAGGAGAATTAGCTCATGACCTTACTTATAAAAGATTTATCAGTTCAATTTGGAGAAAAAATCATTTTAGATCACCTTCATTTTGATATTCCTGATGGACAGATTATTGGCTTAGTTGCTCCAAATGGAACAGGAAAGACGACCCTTTTTAATGCCATTATGCGCTATATTCCCATTCAAAGTGGAGAGATACAGATTGATGATATCGTTTATAAAAATACACGAAAAGATATTTTACGATTACATCGTCTCATTACTTTTTCCCTGACCAGGCTGATCTCTACGAAAACTTTTCTGGTCGGGAACATATTAAAATGTATGCTGAAATGTGGAAACAAGATTCTACATCTATCGATAAAATTATTCGTATGCTACACATGGATCATTACGTAATGAATAAAGTACATACCTATTCTTTAGGAATGCGTCAGCGACTTTGTTTTGCGATGATGTGTGCAGCTGATACTCCTGTTATGTTAATGGATGAAGTAATGAATGGATTGGATCCCGAAAATGTTTCTCTTATTTCAAGAGTTTTACAGACGTTACGTACTGAAGGAAAAGTAATTATGATTTCTTCTCACCTTTTAGACAACTTGGATGAGTATGCTGATAAAGTTTTCTTTTTGCGTGGAGGTAAAATTATTTTTGTATCCGATCATCATGAAAAACAACTTGATTATGTAAAAGCAAAACTCTCTTCTGATTCGTTCCATACCCTAACAAAAAAGAACGAATTACCAGAAGGAAGTTTTTACCTAGATAACGGCTTATTTTGCATCCCAATAAGTGACGATAACGAAGCAGAAATGAAAACGATACACTATGTTTCTCTTTTACGTTCTTTTCACCCCGTTGAAGTTTCAGTTGGTCCTTTAGGAACGGCAGAGCATTATGTTCGATTGTATAACTTTAATACCGAGGGAGAGGACTGATTGGTGTGAATTACAAACGAATTCAACAGTGGTGCGTCTCTCTTATCGTCTTTCCACTTTTAGTTGCCTGCTCTTCTACTAAAGGTGTTCTTCCACAAACGTATGATGGGATGAAAATTATCGAGCAGGAGGAAGTGATTGCTGCCTATTCAAATGCCCAGAAAATCATTGGAAAAGAGAAAGAAGACTTTTTTCCTAGTCATATGCCCGAATACTACTCTCAATCTCCTCTGCCTTTTTTAGAAAATGAAACGGTTGAACTTACAGCTGATTCAAAAATTATTGGCGTCGATTTACCCGAAGGTAGGTATGTAGTAGAAGTTCCTGACTATGCTCCTGGAGCTAGTCTAATTATTAAAGACCAAGAAAATCAAACGATATTTCAAGTTGTTCTTGGTTTTTTGAATAATCATATTGAATTAAATCTATACAAAAATCAGTCTGTTTCTCTTGTTGGCCAACAAGGATCTACCCTCCTTGCAACTAGCAACGCCGCTTCCTCTGAACGTACAGAAGAAAATGGAATTTTTACGTTGAGTAATGGAATATGGAAAGTAGGCGAACACCTTCCTGCAGGAAGCTACTCTTTATCTCGTCCTCTCAATGTTGGAAAAGATATTCCTTATTTTTATATCATTGAAGAAAATGGAGCCTATCAGGTTCATGAATTAGTAACTGATTTTGATATTCCCGAGGGCTTTGATATACAAGTGACCTTAAAGGACCAACAAACTCTCTATATAGATAAAAGCCAAACATTAACTTTTACTCCATTTATTGAATGAAAAGTGAGATGTAAGGTTTCATTACATCTCACTTTAAATCTCCATTAGAACGATGAGATTTTTTTAATAATCATTTTAAAAAAGATTGACATAGATTAATCGCAATGCTATCCTTAGAAGAATAAAAGTTCATAAAATAAAAAACTATCTAAATGTTAAGAATCTTAACATCGTATGAACAACAAGGAGGATTATCTATGAAAAAGAAAAAAATAGCTTTACTGGCTTTTACATCTCTTTCTGCTACTTTATTAGCAGCATGTGGTAGTACTGGGGATTCAGATTCAAATAGCGCTACAAGCGGAGCAGGTGCTTCAGATGCTACTGTCTATGCAATTGGTACCGATACTACTTTCGCCCCTTTTGAGTTTGAAAATGATGAAGGTGATTTTGTAGGAATTGACTTGGATTTATTGGATGCAATTGCCAAAAACCAAGGATTTGAATATGAATTACGTTCTCTTGGGTTTAATGCAGCCGTTACTGCTTTGGAAGCTGGACAAGTAGACGGAGTCATTGCTGGTATGTCTATCAATGAAGAACGTGAAAAGAAATATGATTTTTCAGACCCTTACTATGATTCTAAAACAGGTGTAGCTGTGAAACCTGATTCTGGAATTACTTCTCTTGAAGACTTAGAAGGAAAACAAGTTGTTGTTAAAACAGGTACGACGGGTTCTGAATATGCAGAAGCTAACAAAGATGAATATGGATTTACTGTAAAATATGTAGAAGATTCCTCTACAATGTATCAAGATGTTCTAGGTGGAAACTCTGCTGCAACTTTTGAAGATTACCCTGTTATCCAATACGAGATTAGCCGTGGAATGAAATTAGAAGTGGTGGACCAATCCGAAGAAGGTAGTGAATATGGCTTTGCTACTTTGAAAGGCAAACAAACCGAACTAGTTGAAAAATTCAATGCCGGTTTAGCTGAACTTCGTGAAAATGGCGAATATGATGAAATCCTTGATCGTTACTTAGGTGACTCAGAATAAAAAACTAATAAAAAAGTAGGTAGAATCTCAGTTGAGAATCTACCTACTTTTTTAGTATTCATCATTCTATGGTTGCATGACACCAGCAAAGGCAATCCAAGCTAGAATCGTTTTTGCAACTAAGCTCAATACGATATATCCTTTCTCACCGTACAAGTAGCTTTCCCATTTTCCAACCTTCTTATATTGTAATACCATATTTATTGGGAACAGGTTGAAAAACACAAAATAAGATCCTGCTAATGCATATACAAACCAAGGAACTTCCGAAGGATTTGAATTTCCAAAAGCATATAAAAGAATGACTATCCAAGGAATAACCCCTGCAATACTACCAAATACAAACGGTTTCCAATTCACCTTTTCTCTATTCTTATTCATTTCTTCCATATCTAAACCAAAAAGGTTCATAGCAGCATTCAAGCCGAATATTAAGAGTAAAGAACCAACGTCATAGACTCCAAATAACAAGGCAATTAAAACAATCATCAGAGAAGAACTAAGTGCATATTCGTACCATCTAAACCGATTCATTCCATTTTCTAAATCTTTATTGTAGCGTCGATTTCCCCAAGGACTTATGATGATAAAGTGAGCAAAAGCAGAAAGAAACAAAAACAAGGAAACCATGACTCCAAACGGAAAATCAAAAAGCTCTTTCGTATCTGTAACGAGACTCATTTGCGTTTGATCAAAACTAAGAAAATAAGAGCGGATAGGGATTTTAAAAGATGAAATTTTATCAATAAACAGCGCAAACCATAACATGAGAGAACCTTGCACAAGATGTAGGACACCCATTATTCCATTGAACTTCCTTAAAGAAGGATAGGTAATTTCTTTTGACATTTTTAGCACTCCTTTCTTTGGATTAATCTTTCAAGTTGACTATACCATAAAAGGAAGCGCCTTCAAATTGAGTAAATCTGTTCTTGAAAAATAAAAAAGGTTTAGACCGTAGCCTAAACCTTTTTCATCTATTTTGATCGGGACATTTTGCTTTCTAATTTGTTGGCAACCAGTGTTAGAAGTGAGATAACTATTAAATAATAAATAGCTACGATTCCCCACATTCGTATCGTTTCCATGTTATTAGCCGTAATAATTTTCCCATTCATCGTTAACTCTCGTACTCCAATAACAGATAGCAAAGACGTATCTTTTAATGTAATAATAAATTGGTTAATGATAGAAGGTAACATAGTACGTAGTGCTTGAGGGAGAACTACTTTTGCCATTGACCTACGATAAGGTAAACCTAGACTTCTAGCTGCTTCCATTTGACCTGAATCCACCGCTTCAATCCCTCCGCGGACAATCTCAGCCATATAAGCACCAGCATTTAAACTCATCGTAATGATACCAGCATCCCATTCAGAAAGACTGATTCCAAAAGCCATTGGAATCCCAAAGTATACAAAGTAAATTTGAACCAACAGCGGTGTTCCTCGAATAATCCAAATATACGCATTAGCAATGGAACGTAAAATACGTCCTCGCGAAACTTTCATTAATCCAAATACAATCCCTATGATCGAAGCAAACACTAACGATAGTAGTGTAATTTGGACAGTTAATCCCATCGCATGAAGGAATGAGGGGAAATGTTTTATAAATAATTCAAAAAATAACATATCATTAGCCTACCTTTTTGTAAGAGCTTTTCTCTTAGATTTTAAATTCTATATAAAAAAGAAAAAAGCATATAAAATGCTTATAAAATAGATTATGAGAATTTTCTTATAATCTAAATGCCTTATCAGAATATCATAATTTTTCTTTATCGTCAATGTAAGAAGACTTTAGAAAGCGCGTTCTATCAATATTTTCATAGGATGTTTATTCAATTAAACTCGATAAAAGCAAAAGGTCTTGTCTACGGTTAGACAAGAACCTTTTATTTTTACATTTTTTATTAGTTTTCAACTACTACTTGCTCTGTACGTTCATTCCACTCTTCTACATAGTGGAAGACACGGTTACCTGCTTCTCCACCGTCACCTACTGCTGTTGTTACTTGACGCAGAGTTTTTTGGCGTACATCTCCAACCGCAAAAATACCTGGCACTGATGTTTCCATTAGTTCATTCGTAACAACCCAACCTTCTTGATCAGTAATTCCTAAATCTAAGAATGCGTCGGTTTGTGGAAGGATTCCTACATAAATGAAGACACCATCTACAGCCTTGGTTGTTACTTCTCCTGTTTCAACATTTCGAAGAGTGACACCAGTAACTTTTTTATCGTCTCCATTAATTTCTTCTACAACGTTATCCCAAGTAAAGGAAACTCGTTCATTTTTGAAAGCACGATCTTGCAAGATTTTTTGAGCACGTAATTCATCACGACGGTGAACAATATTTACATCAGCAAACTGAGTTAGATAGGTTCCCTCTTCTACTGCAGAGTCTCCCCCACCAATAACTGCTAATTGTTTGTTACGGAAGAATGCTCCATCACAAACCGCACAGTAAGAAACTCCGCGACCATTGTATTGATCTTCTCCTGGAACATTCAACTTACGGTGATACGAACCAGTAGCAATGACAACTGATTTTGTACGGAACGATTTTTTATTGGTTTGTACAAGACGATATTCGCCGTCTACTACAATTCGTTTTACATCACCATATGCATGCTCTGCACCAAACCGCATAGAACTCTTATACATCTTATCAGCTAACTCAGGTCCCATAATGGAATCAAACCCAGGATAGTTTTCTACTTCTGCCGTATTGATTAATTCACCGCCAGGAACTCCTCTTTCCAGTACTAACGTTTTTAAATTGGAACGGGAAGCATATAAGGCTGCTGTCATTCCTCCTGGCCCAGCTCCAATCACTACAACATCATATATTTTTTCTTGTTCTTCCATTTAATCTTTCTCCTTTATATTCCAATTAGTTTTCCAATATCTTCTTTTTTTGAAGGTTCTCTTTCAGTTTAATGACTTTGACTCCATTTAGCGAACGTTCTGCTCAGAGTTTCCTTTTATTTCCTTTTTGAAAATAAAAAAAGCAAAGATGGCTTGTAAAAAGCCATCTTCTGTTTATTATTGACTATCTTCCTCTTCTAAACGTTCACCTAGATCGACAATATAATCTTTTAATTTATCCTTCATTTCAGGATGTTCTAATCCATAGCTAATACTGGTTGCTAAGAAGCCAAATTTATCTCCTACGTCAAAACGTTTCCCAGTGAACTTTTTAGCAAACACACGTTGTGTTTTATTTAAAGTATCAATCGCATCGGTTAACTGAATTTCGCCACCTGCACCCGGTTCTTGATTTTCAAGAATTTCAAATATCTCCGGTGTTAACAAGTAGCGTCCGATAATTGCTAAATCACTTGGAGCATCTTCTGGATCTGGTTTCTCTACAAATTTCCGAACGTTGTACAAACCATCTTCTAGTTCACTATCCGGATCAATAATTCCGTATTTAGACGTCTCTTCATGAGGAACTTCCATCACAGCAATCGTAGAAGCATGTGTGCGTTCATATCCATCCATCAACTGTCTTGTCAAAGGAACAGTGTCTTTCATCAAATCGTCGCCTAGCATCACAACAAATGGTTCCCCACCTACAAATGCTTTGGCTTGAAGAACAGCATGACCTAAACCTAACGGATAAGACTGACGAACAAAGTGAATCCGTAGTCCGGTCGTTTCTTGTACCAGTTTTAATAAGTCCATTTCTCCCTTTTTTTCCAAATTAGTTTCTAGTTCTATATTGGAATCAAAATGATCTTCTATTGGACGTTTACTTTTCCCTGTAACAATTAAAATATCCTCAATACCTGATTCGATTGCTTCTTCCACAATAAATTGGATCGTTGGTTTATCAACAATAGGTAACATTTCTTTTGCCATAGCTTTTGTTGCAGGTAAAAAACGAGTTCCGAAACCTGCAGCTGGTATGATTGCTTTTCTAACTTTTTTCATTTGACTTTTAGCTCCCCTGCTTATTTTTTGTTTTACAGCTCAGCTTTACGATCTCTCAACATGATATCTTTTATAACGGTATCTACTTCTGCTCCCTCATATAAAACTTGATAAATAGCTTTTGTGATTGGCATTTCGATTCCCTTTTCTTTTGCTAACTCGTAGGCTGCCTTTGTTGTTTCTACACCTTCCACAACCATTCCCATATTAGCTAAAACTTCTGCTAAGGGAACTTTTTTACCAATTTGGTATCCTGCGCGCCAATTACGTGAATGCTCACTCGTTGCAGTTACAATTAAATCACCAACACCACTTAAACCAATAAAGGTAAGAGGATCTGCACCAAATGCTACTCCGAGTCTGCTGATTTCAGCCAGTCCACGTGTCATCAAAGCAGCTTTCGCGTTGTCTCCATATCCAAGACCTTTTAAGGCCCCTGCACCAACCGCTATAATATTTTTCAAGGCAGCACCTAACTCTACCCCTATTACATCTTGATTCGTGTATACACGAAAGTATTGATTCATAAATACTTTCTGAACTGCTTCTGCTGCTTCCATTTTTTCTGAAGCAGCTGTAATAGTCGTAATGTCTTTACGAGCAACCTCTTCGGCATGACTTGGACCTGATAATACAACTAATCCATTATGAAGCGTTTCTGGAACTTCTTCTTCGATAATAACAGAGATTCGCTTATGCGTATTTTGTTCTAACCCTTTACTTGCATGAACGAGATATGGTTTTCTTTTTCCATCTAGGTGAGTAGCTACTTGTGACGCTACAGAACGAATAGCTTTCGTAGGAATGACAAAAACAATGAATGTAGCTCCATCAACTGCTTCGCCTAAGTCCGTATATCCTTTTATATTTCCACTTAAACCAATGTCTTGTAGATAGTGTTGATTAGTGTGCTCTTCATTTATTTCTTTAATTTGCTCCGGGTTATTCCCCCAAAGGCGTACTTCATGACCATTTTCATCTAGCACCATTGAAAGTGCGGTCCCCCATGATCCGGCTCCTAATACGGTAACAATCTCTTTCATATTAGCCTCCCTTTCAATCAAGATTGATATTCCAGAATTAATTTTTCTAACTCTTTAACATTAGAAACGATAAAAGTAGGTTCATACGGCAAAATAGATTCTACTGACTTTTCGGACCACTCAACAAAGACACTTTGTGTACCCGCAGAATTTCCTGCTTCGATATCATGGAAATTATCTCCTACCATCATGGCTGTATCAGCTGAACTATTTAATTTTTCTAAGGCCAACAAAACTGATTCTGGATTTGGCTTTGAATTTTGATAATCCCCAAATCCAATTACTACATCAACGTAAGGTGCTATCCCTAAAACTTGAACTCCTTGTTCAAGGATATCTTTTCTTTTCGCTGATACAATTCCCACTTTAATCCCTTTTTCATGAATCACTTCCAACATTTCTTTTATGCCAGGAAACATTTTAATCGTATCGTCATGCATACTCATCATATGGTTGCGATACTTTTCCATCATTTCTTCTTTTCTTTCGTTGTCTAAATGCGTATAAATATCTACTAGACTTGGACCGTTAAACGATTGCATGTTATCTCTTTGGAATCGACCAGGAAAATATTCATCGACTACTCGAAAATGTGATTCACTAATTAACTCATTTGAGTCTGCAAGCGTCCCATCAAAATCAAAAAGAATCGTATTTATTTTTTTCATTATTCTTTTAGCTCCTCACTTCACTTGATGATCCAGTCCTATTTCTGTGTAATAAGGATCTTTGGGATAATGATTGTATCTACGGTACGCCCAAATAGCTGCCATACCGAATAACAATATAATTGATAATAATTGAGACACACGAATACCACCTAGATATAGGCTATCTGTACGCATTCCCTCAATGAAGAAGCGTCCTAATGAATACCACATGATATACGTGAAGAAAACCTCTCCTTCCCGAAGAATACGAGGCT
The Jeotgalibaca sp. MA1X17-3 genome window above contains:
- a CDS encoding ABC transporter permease; translated protein: MSEMNTLQQLAFYYTENGTYVLSQFWRHFLISIYGVLFASIVSIPLGFWIARHKKIADWVIGIANVIQTIPSLALLSILMLGIGLGSDTVIAAVFLYSLLPIIKNTYTGVRSVDASLLDTGKGMGMTRFQLTYMVELPLSLSVIMAGLRNALVVAIGITSIGTFIGAGGLGDIITRGVNATNGGAIILAGALPTALMAILSDFFLEYLENRLDPSTRIGKKK
- a CDS encoding phospho-sugar mutase; translated protein: MGYKDTYQQWKENQNLDHLLKEELEAMASDEETMKDAFFAPLEFGTAGMRGILGAGINRMNIYTVRQATEGLARLMESKGEEEKKRGVAIAYDSRRFSPEFAMEAARTLGAHGIPAYVFESLRPTPELSFAVRHLNCLCGIMITASHNPANYNGYKVYGEDGGQMPPHDADALTTFIREIENSLEVEVASEAEIKEKGLLTILGEEVDEIYLKEVATVTVNPELVKEMSTEMKLVFTPLHGTGKMLGERALKNAGFDGFTLVPEQAEPDSDFSTVHSPNPEEPGAFEYAIKLGKEIGADILVATDPDADRLGAAVRKEDGEYEVITGNQIASLMLEYLLLAKKDAGELAENAVVLKSIVSSELPTAIAESYGVKMVDVLTGFKFIAEKIHQYETDHSQEFVFGFEESYGYLVKPFVRDKDAIQALVLIAEVAAHYKKKGQTLDDGLQEIYEKYGYYQEKTISVTMSGVTGAEKIEKLIATFRENSPTEFAGIAVKETLDFGNRTKTAQDGSIEPIEMPSSNVLKYILEDGSWIAVRPSGTEPKIKFYIGAKASSEKEATDKITCLEEELLKYTK
- a CDS encoding ATP-binding cassette domain-containing protein, whose protein sequence is MTLLIKDLSVQFGEKIILDHLHFDIPDGQIIGLVAPNGTGKTTLFNAIMRYIPIQSGEIQIDDIVYKNTRKDILRLHRLITFSLTRLISTKTFLVGNILKCMLKCGNKILHLSIKLFVCYTWIIT
- a CDS encoding ATP-binding cassette domain-containing protein, translated to MWKQDSTSIDKIIRMLHMDHYVMNKVHTYSLGMRQRLCFAMMCAADTPVMLMDEVMNGLDPENVSLISRVLQTLRTEGKVIMISSHLLDNLDEYADKVFFLRGGKIIFVSDHHEKQLDYVKAKLSSDSFHTLTKKNELPEGSFYLDNGLFCIPISDDNEAEMKTIHYVSLLRSFHPVEVSVGPLGTAEHYVRLYNFNTEGED
- a CDS encoding transporter substrate-binding domain-containing protein, with protein sequence MKKKKIALLAFTSLSATLLAACGSTGDSDSNSATSGAGASDATVYAIGTDTTFAPFEFENDEGDFVGIDLDLLDAIAKNQGFEYELRSLGFNAAVTALEAGQVDGVIAGMSINEEREKKYDFSDPYYDSKTGVAVKPDSGITSLEDLEGKQVVVKTGTTGSEYAEANKDEYGFTVKYVEDSSTMYQDVLGGNSAATFEDYPVIQYEISRGMKLEVVDQSEEGSEYGFATLKGKQTELVEKFNAGLAELRENGEYDEILDRYLGDSE
- the heR gene encoding heliorhodopsin HeR, which translates into the protein MSKEITYPSLRKFNGIMGVLHLVQGSLMLWFALFIDKISSFKIPIRSYFLSFDQTQMSLVTDTKELFDFPFGVMVSLFLFLSAFAHFIIISPWGNRRYNKDLENGMNRFRWYEYALSSSLMIVLIALLFGVYDVGSLLLIFGLNAAMNLFGLDMEEMNKNREKVNWKPFVFGSIAGVIPWIVILLYAFGNSNPSEVPWFVYALAGSYFVFFNLFPINMVLQYKKVGKWESYLYGEKGYIVLSLVAKTILAWIAFAGVMQP
- a CDS encoding amino acid ABC transporter permease, which produces MLFFELFIKHFPSFLHAMGLTVQITLLSLVFASIIGIVFGLMKVSRGRILRSIANAYIWIIRGTPLLVQIYFVYFGIPMAFGISLSEWDAGIITMSLNAGAYMAEIVRGGIEAVDSGQMEAARSLGLPYRRSMAKVVLPQALRTMLPSIINQFIITLKDTSLLSVIGVRELTMNGKIITANNMETIRMWGIVAIYYLIVISLLTLVANKLESKMSRSK
- the trxB gene encoding thioredoxin-disulfide reductase, with the translated sequence MEEQEKIYDVVVIGAGPGGMTAALYASRSNLKTLVLERGVPGGELINTAEVENYPGFDSIMGPELADKMYKSSMRFGAEHAYGDVKRIVVDGEYRLVQTNKKSFRTKSVVIATGSYHRKLNVPGEDQYNGRGVSYCAVCDGAFFRNKQLAVIGGGDSAVEEGTYLTQFADVNIVHRRDELRAQKILQDRAFKNERVSFTWDNVVEEINGDDKKVTGVTLRNVETGEVTTKAVDGVFIYVGILPQTDAFLDLGITDQEGWVVTNELMETSVPGIFAVGDVRQKTLRQVTTAVGDGGEAGNRVFHYVEEWNERTEQVVVEN